GAGATTGTCAATTCAACATCATCACCCAAGAGCAAGTCATCGGACCAGCTGAAGGAGAGGGATAGCCCTGTTCCTGACACAGACCCGCTGGCCGCTGAGGAGTTTGTTTTGCAGGACTGCCAAGCATCTAAGCCCACAGAGAGTCTGGGTTCGCTGATTGGCACTCTCAGGCATCAGATCCgttcctctgattggctggagaaAAACACTCCAGAGCTGTCTGCTGGGGAGGACCCAGAAATTCTTGATGTATTCAAGGCACTGCTGCAAAGAGCCAGGAAGTAAGCTTAGAGTAAACAGGCACAAATGTTGCTTCCAAACTGCGAGAGGCAGTACTTCAGCGTCCTTTTCACTCCCTGCATTTATGGTGAAAAGATCAACACAGACACCTGACACAAGGTCGAGTGAAACGGCCAAGAACATGATAATGAGAAATGAAGAAATATAGTGCATTCAAGGATAGAACAGCTAGAACAGGAGAACTTTTCTATATGCATTTTGAGGCCTTATTGTGAAGCTGCTAAGGGAGGCTGCCTTGTCTTTTTGTAATCTGGAGTAAGAGTTGTGTTTATTCACTCTCATTCTAAGTGAATGCCAAATGTAAGTCAACCAAAATcagtcatgttctgttcttGTAAGTGTTTTACATCATTACCATTTTGGTCAAATGAGCTTTATGTGATTACAATATAAAGTTAAGGAATGAAATCATTCATTCAGAGTAGCTAGTAATCAATAAAACAGATTTTCTATAAGCAATTTTTACGTCGTTATATCTGAAAACAACCTGTATGTGACCCGTGTTTTGtacaaaacacactgtaaaggAATTCCAGTGAGACTTTCGTTTGGGTGGTCTGTGGGTGCTGTTCCGTTGCAACAAAGGAAGTCAAGGGGAGGGTGTTGTTTGGTGACGAAGAAGAGTGGTTGCTGATGCTTTGTGTAATGTGAGAGTGGGATTTCctttagtgttttgttgtgtgtaatgacCCGATCACCCCCATACACAGTTTCTACATGACATAACTACATATGGTATATATTCGTGTTACACACTCCAAAGAGGGGATTTTTCAAACTTTTAAACTTCTGTTTTTTGTCCTGTTATTCTTTTCCCCTTTACTTTTTTCAGACAAACTTCTCCTTTCTAAGATATTGAATGACCAAAGTTCTAGGATCTTTCACTTTCTCTACAGTGTGGGTCTTAACAGTGGAGAATGTACGGGGAAATTTCTCCCCTGTGAGGGGGGGGAGTTTCCATTTCAGCAGAGGCGGAGCTACACTGAGGGGGTTTGATGTGTAGGCTTGTGGTCATAAACAGCACATGTAATATGTGTCAGTGTAATGAATGTGTTTGTACAGTAGCAGCAGTACAGCTAGTTCATCGGAACTAGTACACAGGATTAATTTTAGCATCTTTCTTTctgacagcttttttttaatctcatcaACAAGAGGTAAGTACTTTTTCGTACATTTTAAAGCTGATTTAAATATTTAGAAAAACAAGATCAGTGGACAGATTTCATGTCGTAACTACACCTCAGTAGAAACTGGTAACGCTTTCTCAGAccccctctctgtttctcttttagTGGTATAGAAATGAAGTTTCCCGAGTTTAGGGACTCTATCAGCCGCTTCAGGCTTGTTCAGTCCTTTCTGGGGTTAgctggctgcctgtgtgtgacCTATGCAGTGTGGACACCCTTCTGGCTGAATGAGAAGGGACTGTGGACGCAGTGGAATAACACCGACAACGACCAGACAACTCGAAAAGACGATATTGTCTTCAATGGTGagcaaaacactgttttcacagttttctaCAGTCAAAAAGTGTCACCATTCTAAAGCTGTAAATTTGAGCCAGATGAAAGATGTTTAACGAATGGATCTTCATATAAAACAAATTCATCCCCTGAGTCTGTAGAAGGATTAATAACATTTGACAAAATGTGGGGTTGCAGAAGAGCTTCTCAGCAGTGGTCAACAAGTCTGATCTTGCTCCTGTCCCAAAGAAGAGAATTCTTTGTATCTATTGAGGCTCTCAGATTTAGCTGAAAGCAGATGTTTGGAAATCTAGCTTCTCTTAACAATGTTGGCCATTAAATTTTGTCAGTAGTGGTATGTGCTACTAGGTAAAACCCCAACCGAAACTAAATACTGGGTTGTTTTAACAAAAAGTCACATTATTAGAGTTTATACACAAAAATGACTACTTGATTTTACTCTCTTGTTTCAGTTGTTTTCAGGGACATGCTGTGGGGGGAGTTCATGACATTTTCATGATGCTGACTACTGGTAGTAGTAGAGACTTCATAAAAAAGCTCAGTTTAATGTGCCCTTTTTGTGTTCTCCAGCTCTGGAAGCACAGAGAGTCTTTGCAGTTCTGTCCTTCCTGATGGCCGTGAGCACCGCTGCTCTGTGTCTGGTGTTCGCCCTCTGCTGGACCTCTAAGACAGTGTGGTCCTACTCGAACACTCGCTCTCTCCTTATGGCAGGACAGGCTCTCTACCccaccacactgctgctgctcaccatGGCCTCCACAGGTAGGACTGTATTCCTCTGAAATGTCTgggccacacaagcacacatttgcTTAATTAGAGTTTTGTTCTTTTGgtgttaaataataacaaaataaacaaagtacTAGCATAAATGCACCCGTTTCAAATTAACCTCCGAATAGCCTTTTGATTAGGGCAGTTCATGTCAAAGTCACACCTACAGAAATTCTTTCATGTTCTGCTCATTTACATACCCTCCAGGACAGCAGTTTTTAAAGAGACTTTTACTTTCTTGGAATTGCTCCTCATTATCATACAAACTCTTTTCTGAAGCTCCAGGCATTCTAATAATTGATCttaatgacttttttttcttgtagtgGCAATGATACGTGACTTGACTCATTTTTCCCATCTGTCCACaggtttcttcttcctcctcagctggtcTTTTTTCACCTACCAGCACCGGGAGGAAATTAGTCAGGATTTCTCCAGTCTCGGCTTGTCCTACTGGCTGGGGGCTTTAGGTTGGGTTCTGCTGTTGGTCGTGGAGTTGATAGTCTTTATTGCTGAGCAAGCTGTAGTGCCAAACATCTTACCCGACTTGGAGAAGGCCGTGGAGTCATGGCGGATGTCATCTCAGCTTCGGGCTGCCAAGCGATCTTACAGTGAGAGTTATCAGCCTGGTTGCACCAAAAGCAACAAGACTCCAAAGAGGTACATGTCAGTACCTTGAATCAAGTTTAGAAATAAGAGCATGATAGAAAATGTACAGTCTGTGTAAGCAGCACAGACTAACACCCACAGGCTCAGTTTGAGTATCTGTGCTTGGAGAAAGTCAGTGGGACTGAATGCGCCAGCTTCCTGCAGGGCTGATGAAGGGGATCATTCTCCAGTTTGCTGTCAGCATGGACTGAAATAAAAGGGAAGTCACGCAAAAACTGACAAGTAAACAAACTGGGCACCAAAAGTTCTCCTGCTTACACAAAGTTCATAAGTTTAGTTTGCTCCTCAGCCAGGAGCAGACTCAGGTACTACCAGCTGTAAACAAAACACTGTCAAAAAAACATTCCTGAAGTTTTCAGCACTTATCATGTCAgtgtgaaaaaaacatcttttgtaATGTTCCATGTTTTTTTAGTGTGGAAATGTGAGCTAAATTGGAGGAAGACATTCATGTTTCAGTGTTATTCTGTCCTCATTAAAAGTGAAAAGTTTCAGCAGTCCTACTAATGATTTATAATCAGCTCATTCTCTATGTAGCCAAAATTTGCACTCATCATATCAATGTACAGATTTCCGCCAGTCTAATGTCCAAACAACTTCCTGTGCTCAAGTAGCTCTTTTCCTAATTTTAGTTTCTTTGCAGCAATTCGACCATTAAGTCACATTTCAGTCTCTGAATAGTTGAAACCTACCTGATACTTAAACTCCGAGAGGCATTATGCAGGCTCTAATCTAAGGTGCTGGTAATTAGTGATTTCAGATTTCTTGGTCGACAGTTGCAGTACCTAAGGGCGGCCCCCATTTTCAATATAGTGTTTGACTTGCAGATGCACTTTAACAGACCCATAttaaacactgtttttaaaagAAGTTAAAGTGATTTAGTTTCCGGCTTTAATGAGACACAAATACAGTGCAAAAGGAGCTgctttcactgctgctgatAGGTGGAGCAGCCATTTTCAAATCTGTGGCTGCTTGttggcttgttgttgttgttctgctgtctTTCTGAGTAAATATATGAATTGTGAATACATTGAGCTTCTACATGGTTTAACCA
This window of the Parambassis ranga chromosome 6, fParRan2.1, whole genome shotgun sequence genome carries:
- the LOC114437181 gene encoding uncharacterized protein LOC114437181 → MKFPEFRDSISRFRLVQSFLGLAGCLCVTYAVWTPFWLNEKGLWTQWNNTDNDQTTRKDDIVFNALEAQRVFAVLSFLMAVSTAALCLVFALCWTSKTVWSYSNTRSLLMAGQALYPTTLLLLTMASTGFFFLLSWSFFTYQHREEISQDFSSLGLSYWLGALGWVLLLVVELIVFIAEQAVVPNILPDLEKAVESWRMSSQLRAAKRSYSESYQPGCTKSNKTPKRYMSVP